One genomic window of Pecten maximus chromosome 3, xPecMax1.1, whole genome shotgun sequence includes the following:
- the LOC117323379 gene encoding COMM domain-containing protein 1-like: MAEETKNTIALLNGLARRTYYKEDEITDEFLKSQIYPEMSDEDFNRLVSRFSGLMKNMVSADMDFNQLEAFVVSQTKRREGALTEDQANALRRFWRSHKNKIHDSLVVNTNWNNSLKQVSWRIDVKSQSKNVDQINEPTAIMELQLQGGGNTKNTEVVQFEMDENKLMTVLQSMKDIESEIGKYSQQ, encoded by the exons ATGGCGGAAGAGACGAAAAACACTATTGCTTTGCTCAATGGCTTAGCTAGAAGAACATATTACAAAGAGGATGAAATTACGGACGAATTTTTGAAGAGCCAGATTTATCCTGAAATGAGCGATGAAGATTTCAACAGACTTGTATCCAGATTTTCTGGACTAATGAAG AATATGGTATCCGCTGATATGGATTTCAACCAATTAGAAGCTTTTGTTGTGTCGCAAACAAAACGACGTGAAGGAGCTCTCACCGAAGATCAAGCGAATGCATTGCGAAGGTTCTGGAGatcacataaaaacaaaatacatgatAGTTTAGTGGTTAACACAAACTGGAACAATAGTTTAAAACAAGTGTCATGGAGAATAGATGTAAAATCACAGTCCAAAAATGTGGATCAAATAAATGAACCAACCGCCATCATGGAACTGCAGTTACAAGGGGGAGGCAACACAAAG AATACTGAGGTTGTTCAGTTTgaaatggatgaaaataaattgatgacaGTTTTACAAAGTATGAAGGACATTGAGAGTGAAATCGGCAAATACAGTCAACAGTGa
- the LOC117323381 gene encoding integrator complex subunit 7-like, which translates to MQENASVEQEQDANLALTDLDRGLHSAKPGVQCESVIRFPRLFEKYPFPILINTAFLRLSDVFRAGNNFLRWCILRVTLQSEKHLDKILNVDEFVRRIFSVIHSNDPVARALTLRTLGSMASVIPERKTVHHTIVTGLDSNDRLEVDAAVFAAKRFAAQSRTFAANICSKIATMIEKIATPVDLKLRLIPILQHMHHDVDTAAKARGVCQDLLSSFPAQNFMTLTLHTMTQLAAQSLVDIQSHVQLLMSCLRKDPRTVVKFVILRDMNSLARKTPHLWTNTSVEALCEFVLTAESLALKTAGLDVLSTLSGSVAFQLYMQKDVSEKQMTTILEVCNLCYLCDNASLSATATHFFTNVAICHKKSNCPVWNPEQDIVAGARLSLTTQICLSAWSADSQDQAALKVCLHCAVRLSEVYPETGSFFAAEIVQLLEMANDKNCLMLCECLAAIGEQNSEVIMDIVPQLLSIFQNLGQQPKVSGQLKTYIGTLLFQAADGKPIPTNVRELVIGCMESSTSPWFAYKLGRQAMRYGQYHVATDLFSMLSQRVASEHFHFWMLGLHEICNAEAHLYDVGTGSDVMRIDDTMMHYQKGLAALKAAATPNSPLQFQCWYVRLRTELLQVHCQLVRNCNTFRTCPPPAISTALAMSRGREISRCGQILSQLNKSMNDYESLSTKFSALYQSSFDADPNTLRNIILLQQCCEVMKSAILSVVKPDSPGCQQQIWMPTTSCHKDPLSKAVQQVQMDIDSSLQADHGQALTHKHIDLLLQSVRGFIQATFRYPRFFFQRLQCTNLKLAVSPQQNAQMEPILVHHDTFLTLKVEGIVQHGKRRELYRSVGQVRLTVTTTLVNRNQIVTDTKSNDALTTNTLSQSVSPHNDYFSVSFLLAFPISGVHSVSIEAAVEDQDGGLWCTGPKVCITVKSYDDAMLKKPKSSSVRTSFGQMPGHS; encoded by the exons ATGCAAGAAAATGCCTCAGTCGAGCAAGAACAAGACGCAAATTTGGCATTAACTGATCTTGATAGGG GTCTTCATTCTGCCAAGCCTGGAGTCCAGTGTGAATCAGTGATCCGTTTCCCTAGACTATTTGAGAAATACCCATTCCCAATCCTTATCAACACAGCCTTTCTCAGACTATCTGATGTTTTCAGAGCTGG AAATAACTTCCTGCGATGGTGTATTCTAAGAGTAACACTACAGAGTGAAAAGCATCTCGACAAAATCCTCAATGTTGACGAGTTTGTGCGGAGGATATTTTCTGTTATACACAGTAATGATCCAGTGGCCAGGGCCCTCACCCTCAG AACTTTGGGAAGCATGGCAAGTGTGATACCGGAGCGTAAGACCGTTCACCACACCATCGTCACTGGCCTCGACTCCAATGATCGCCTTGAGGTTGATGCTGCTGTATTTGCAGCGAAGCGATTTGCGGCCCAGTCACG CACATTTGCAGCCAACATTTGCAGTAAGATAGCCACCATGATAGAAAAAATAGCCACCCCAGTGGACCTGAAACTTCGACTGATCCCTATTCTTCAGCACATGCACCATGACGTGGACACTGCAGCAAAG GCCAGGGGAGTGTGCCAGGATCTACTCTCCAGTTTTCCTGCTCAGAActttatgaccttgaccttgcaCACAATGACACAGCTAGCTGCTCAGTCATTGGTGGATATCCAGTCACATGTACAGTTGCTGATGTCATGCCTCAGAAAAGATCCAAGGACTGTGGTGAAGTTTGTGATCCTGAGAGACATGAATAGTCTGGCAAGAAAGACGCCCCATTTGTGGACAAATACATCAGTTGAG GCCTTGTGTGAGTTTGTGCTGACTGCAGAATCCCTGGCCCTGAAGACCGCAGGCCTGGACGTCCTGTCCACATTATCAGGTTCTGTGGCTTTCCAACTCTACATGCAGAAGGATG TGTCAGAGAAACAAATGACGACCATACTAGAAGTCTGTAATCTGTGTTACCTCTGTGACAATGCCAGTCTCTCCGCGACCGCCACACATTTCTTCACAAACGTCGCCATCTGTCACAAAAAAAGTA ACTGTCCTGTATGGAATCCTGAACAGGACATTGTGGCTGGTGCACGCCTCTCTCTCACTACTCAGATCTGTCTGTCAGCCTGGAGTGCTGATTCACAAGACCAAGCTGCTCTTAAG GTTTGTCTCCACTGTGCCGTCCGGCTGTCAGAGGTGTACCCTGAGACTGGCTCGTTCTTCGCAGCAGAAATAGTGCAGCTCCTCGAAATGGCCAATG ATAAGAACTGCCTGATGCTTTGTGAATGTCTGGCGGCCATTGGAGAACAGAACAGTGAAGTTATTATGGACATCGTACCACAACTTTTGTCCATTTTCCAGAATCTCGGCCAACAACCAAAAGTGTCGGGTCAACTCAAA ACTTATATTGGCACATTGCTGTTCCAAGCTGCAGACGGCAAGCCAATCCCAACAAATGTAAGAGAGCTTGTGATTGGCTGTATGGAATCCTCCACCAGTCCATGGTTTGCTTACAAACTTGGTCGCCAGGCCATGAGGTATGGCCAGTACCATGTGGCTACAGACCTGTTCAGCATGTTGTCCCAGAGGGTAGCATCAGAGCATTTTCACTTTTGGATGCTGGGATTACATGAGATCTGTAATGCTGAAGCTCACCTCTACGATGTTGGCACAGGAAGTGATGTCATGAGGATAGACGATACCATGATGCATTACCAGAAGGGATTAGCTGCTCTCAAA GCCGCAGCGACTCCCAACTCCCCGCTCCAGTTCCAGTGCTGGTATGTACGCCTGAGGACAGAACTTCTCCAGGTCCACTGCCAGCTTGTGCGAAACTGTAACACATTTCGTACCTGTCCTCCTCCGGCGATTTCCACTGCACTCGCCATGTCGCGTGGCCGTGAAATCTCTCGCTGTGGCCAGATCCTGTCTCAG CTCAACAAGAGTATGAACGACTATGAGAGCCTGAGCACCAAGTTTTCTGCCCTGTACCAGTCCTCGTTCGATGCTGACCCAAATACTCTGAGGAACATAATTTT ACTTCAGCAGTGTTGCGAGGTGATGAAATCGGCCATATTGTCTGTTGTCAAACCGGATTCTCCAGG GTGCCAGCAGCAGATTTGGATGCCGACAACTTCATGCCACAAGGATCCGCTCAGTAAGGCAGTGCAACAGGTACAGATGGACATAGACAGTTCCCTACAGGCAGACCATGGCCAGGCTCTCACACATAAG CACATCGACCTCTTACTACAATCTGTGCGAGGGTTTATACAGGCTACCTTTAGGTATCCAAGGTTCTTCTTCCAACGTCTCCAGTGTACCAACCTCAAG CTGGCAGTGTCTCCACAACAGAACGCCCAGATGGAACCTATCCTCGTCCACCATGACACATTCCTCACACTCAAGGTGGAAGGTATCGTCCAGCATGGCAAACGACGTGAGTTATACCGCAGTGTGGGTCAGGTTCGACTGACCGTAACCACGACACTTGTCAACAGAAATCAGATCGTCACAGACACCaag AGTAACGACGCCCTGACGACTAACACGTTGAGCCAGAGCGTGTCGCCACACAATGACTACTTCAGTGTGAGCTTCCTGTTGGCGTTTCCTATTAGTGGGGTACATTCTGTGTCTATAGAGGCGGCTGTGGAAGACCAAGATGGAGGACTCTGGTGTACGGGTCCGAAGGTCTGCATCACGGTCAAGTCATACGACGATGCTATGCTGAAGAAACCCAAGTCTTCATCTGTAAGGACATCATTCGGACAGATGCCAGGTCACTCATGA